The Vibrio navarrensis genome has a segment encoding these proteins:
- a CDS encoding TIGR03503 family protein: MLRTLSVVVMLLVSCVSQAATESTMSLLDNRFRVDPTIDQITFLIYRENPSQPVVLVRPDGHKYYAWKTYDNVRWYQEPAMDIVSIENPMPGPWQAVGKVTPKNNIRLISHLTLSTDPFPNRLYRGEVIKFTARLASDGQPLVLRDFLDRVNLRVTLTKYVENEQELVKEARPLPVVLGDFSDDGQGLDERPGDGVFTVRLTIEVEPGKYRARITSGNGVFLRAKEQNVLVYPSPVATTFIQSRREGQPHRFVVSGEQGMVAPGSLAVHIEQTAPDSFVNYVQGQAEKEALKAEMSLDSTHQIGIYSWKGDVYATDAATQRPLVFPIAEQTFSVVKEVDIEAARKAKEAELAEQRRIEEEQRLLAQRAEDRKQGLIMIAVGNLVVIILGLIGWFVWSKIRAKRQAIPEMQLEVPKK, encoded by the coding sequence ATGTTGAGGACATTATCAGTCGTTGTCATGTTATTGGTCAGTTGCGTGAGTCAAGCGGCGACAGAATCAACCATGTCCTTATTGGATAACCGTTTTCGTGTTGACCCGACCATTGACCAGATCACTTTTCTTATCTATCGTGAAAACCCGTCTCAACCTGTGGTGTTGGTTCGCCCGGACGGACATAAATATTACGCATGGAAAACTTACGACAACGTGCGTTGGTATCAAGAACCCGCGATGGATATCGTTTCGATTGAGAATCCGATGCCCGGGCCGTGGCAAGCGGTGGGCAAAGTAACGCCGAAGAACAATATCCGCTTAATTTCCCATCTCACCTTAAGCACCGATCCGTTCCCTAATCGGCTCTATCGTGGTGAAGTGATTAAATTTACCGCCCGTTTGGCATCGGATGGACAACCTCTGGTGCTACGTGATTTTCTCGATCGGGTGAACTTGCGTGTCACCTTGACCAAATACGTTGAAAATGAGCAGGAACTGGTGAAAGAAGCGCGCCCTTTGCCAGTGGTACTCGGCGATTTTAGCGATGATGGGCAAGGTTTGGATGAAAGGCCGGGAGATGGTGTCTTTACCGTGAGGTTGACGATCGAAGTGGAACCGGGCAAATACCGCGCGCGAATCACCTCGGGCAATGGGGTGTTTTTGCGCGCCAAAGAGCAAAATGTGCTGGTTTATCCGAGCCCGGTGGCGACGACCTTTATTCAATCTCGCCGTGAAGGGCAGCCGCACCGTTTTGTTGTCTCGGGTGAGCAGGGGATGGTCGCGCCGGGCTCTCTTGCTGTGCATATTGAGCAAACTGCGCCGGATTCTTTTGTTAACTATGTACAAGGTCAGGCGGAGAAAGAGGCGCTGAAAGCGGAGATGAGCTTAGACAGCACCCATCAAATCGGCATTTACTCTTGGAAAGGTGACGTGTACGCCACCGATGCGGCTACTCAGCGCCCGCTCGTCTTTCCTATTGCAGAGCAAACCTTCAGCGTGGTTAAGGAAGTCGATATTGAAGCTGCGCGTAAAGCCAAAGAGGCGGAACTTGCCGAGCAGCGCCGTATTGAAGAAGAGCAACGCTTGTTGGCGCAACGCGCAGAAGATCGCAAACAAGGTTTAATTATGATCGCGGTGGGTAACTTGGTGGTGATTATTCTCGGTTTGATCGGCTGGTTTGTGTGGAGCAAGATCCGCGCGAAGCGCCAAGCAATTCCGGAAATGCAGTTGGAAGTACCGAAGAAATAG
- the gloB gene encoding hydroxyacylglutathione hydrolase — protein MLEIKSIPAFNDNYIWLIHNSELGCAVVDPGDATPVLHYLKQHGFTLEAILITHHHNDHIGGVPDLVRAYPNVNVVGPQHEPIPTLTHPVDEGDQIEMFGERFHVVTLPGHTLGHIGYIGDGKLFCGDVLFSAGCGRIFEGTPQQMFDSLGKLQALPDETKIYCAHEYTASNLAFALAVEPDNLELQQYRDEVNRLRAQNAPTLPTTLKREKMVNPFLRYQQPSVINSVASRAQNSDPVSIFTALREWKNEF, from the coding sequence ATGTTAGAGATCAAAAGCATACCCGCATTTAACGACAATTACATCTGGCTGATTCACAATAGTGAGCTTGGGTGTGCTGTGGTCGATCCGGGTGACGCCACTCCGGTGCTTCACTACCTCAAGCAACACGGCTTCACGTTAGAGGCCATTCTTATTACCCACCATCACAATGATCACATTGGCGGTGTGCCCGACCTTGTCAGAGCCTACCCTAACGTGAATGTCGTCGGACCACAGCATGAGCCGATTCCAACCTTGACCCACCCCGTGGATGAGGGGGATCAGATCGAAATGTTTGGTGAACGGTTCCACGTGGTCACCTTGCCCGGTCATACCCTCGGTCATATTGGTTATATCGGCGATGGCAAATTGTTTTGCGGTGACGTGCTGTTTTCTGCTGGTTGCGGGCGCATTTTTGAAGGCACACCACAGCAAATGTTTGACTCACTTGGCAAGCTGCAAGCTCTGCCTGATGAGACGAAAATCTATTGCGCGCATGAATACACCGCCAGCAACTTGGCCTTTGCCTTGGCGGTGGAGCCAGATAACCTTGAATTGCAGCAGTATCGTGATGAGGTCAATCGTCTGCGCGCACAAAATGCGCCGACCCTGCCCACGACGCTAAAACGCGAAAAAATGGTCAATCCATTTTTGCGCTATCAGCAGCCCAGCGTGATCAATTCTGTCGCGAGCCGGGCACAAAATAGCGATCCAGTTTCGATTTTTACTGCTTTGCGTGAGTGGAAGAACGAATTTTAA
- the glnB gene encoding nitrogen regulatory protein P-II, with the protein MKKIEAIIKPFKLDDVREALAEVGITGMTVSEVKGFGRQKGHTELYRGAEYMVDFLPKVKLEIVVNEDVADKCVETIIETAQTGKIGDGKIFVTNVERVVRIRTGEEDEDAI; encoded by the coding sequence ATGAAAAAGATTGAAGCGATTATCAAGCCATTTAAGCTCGATGATGTCCGTGAAGCGTTGGCGGAAGTCGGCATTACTGGTATGACGGTGTCTGAAGTGAAAGGCTTTGGTCGTCAGAAAGGCCACACTGAGCTTTATCGCGGCGCTGAGTACATGGTGGACTTTTTGCCGAAGGTGAAGCTGGAAATCGTGGTGAATGAAGACGTCGCGGATAAATGCGTCGAGACCATTATTGAAACCGCGCAAACGGGCAAGATCGGTGATGGTAAGATTTTCGTCACTAACGTCGAGCGGGTAGTGCGTATCCGTACTGGCGAAGAAGACGAAGACGCAATCTGA
- the tilS gene encoding tRNA lysidine(34) synthetase TilS — MESIYHRFTKVIEEHLLPASRLVVAFSGGVDSRILLECAARFAFEQQRQCVVVHVHHGLSDNADLWSQRCVEWCQEKQLSCVVEKVQLELMAGDSVEERARQARYQALAKHLEPGDLLLTGQHADDQVETFLLALKRGSGPKGLSAMAQCTPFAHGFLLRPLLSVARSEIELAVQQLRLEWVEDESNLDTRYDRNFLRQEVLPKITQRWSGFASAVQRSAQLCAEQESLLDELLSPVLARALQADHSLALAVLGQQSEQARLRLLRMWLASLGQPMPSRQNLQILWQQVAIAKADANPILQLGQGQVRRFNQRLYFVAQSGDISQWRAEIKLSQSLTLPDHLGVLALEHTPGRGHLALPPAGEKLYVTFDPEGLSAHPAERGHRRKMKKLFQEYQVPSWLRRRTPILMCADRVVSVAGLFVDREFIGQDCELFWRK; from the coding sequence ATGGAGTCTATCTATCACCGTTTCACAAAAGTCATTGAAGAGCATTTGCTGCCAGCCTCGCGCCTAGTTGTCGCTTTTAGTGGCGGTGTCGACTCAAGGATCTTGCTTGAGTGCGCTGCACGTTTCGCTTTCGAGCAGCAAAGGCAATGTGTTGTGGTGCATGTCCACCACGGTTTAAGCGACAATGCCGATCTGTGGAGCCAGCGCTGTGTCGAATGGTGTCAGGAGAAACAGCTCTCGTGTGTGGTGGAGAAAGTGCAACTTGAGCTGATGGCTGGCGACAGCGTAGAAGAGCGGGCCAGACAGGCGCGTTATCAGGCGCTCGCTAAGCACCTTGAGCCGGGCGACCTGCTTCTCACGGGTCAGCATGCAGATGATCAAGTCGAAACCTTTCTCCTTGCCCTCAAGCGCGGCAGCGGTCCGAAAGGGCTTTCAGCGATGGCCCAATGCACGCCGTTTGCGCACGGTTTTTTGCTCCGCCCCTTGCTGTCGGTCGCACGCTCGGAAATTGAATTGGCTGTTCAACAACTCAGGTTGGAATGGGTTGAAGACGAAAGTAACCTAGATACGCGCTACGATCGCAATTTTCTGCGCCAAGAGGTGCTGCCGAAAATCACGCAGCGTTGGTCCGGTTTCGCTAGCGCAGTTCAGCGCAGCGCGCAGCTGTGTGCTGAGCAAGAAAGTTTGTTAGACGAGCTTTTATCGCCCGTTTTGGCTCGCGCTTTACAAGCGGATCACAGCCTAGCGTTAGCGGTGCTTGGTCAACAAAGCGAGCAAGCGCGACTTCGCCTGCTGCGTATGTGGTTGGCATCGCTCGGCCAGCCGATGCCAAGCCGTCAGAACTTGCAGATACTGTGGCAACAAGTCGCCATTGCCAAGGCCGATGCCAATCCGATCTTACAGCTCGGGCAAGGACAGGTGCGCCGATTCAATCAGCGTCTTTATTTTGTGGCGCAGAGTGGCGATATCAGCCAGTGGCGAGCTGAGATTAAACTGAGCCAATCCTTGACCTTGCCAGATCATCTTGGCGTTTTAGCGTTAGAACATACTCCAGGCAGAGGGCACTTGGCTCTTCCTCCTGCTGGCGAAAAGCTCTATGTGACTTTTGACCCTGAGGGATTAAGCGCCCATCCAGCAGAACGTGGACATCGGCGCAAAATGAAGAAACTGTTTCAAGAATACCAAGTACCGAGTTGGCTACGACGCCGCACCCCGATACTTATGTGTGCAGATAGGGTGGTTTCGGTTGCCGGATTGTTTGTTGACCGTGAATTTATTGGTCAGGATTGTGAGCTCTTTTGGCGCAAGTAA
- a CDS encoding class I SAM-dependent methyltransferase, giving the protein MKPALSSKKLPHPYTWDGMNNGQWVRESIQTRLDEWCPKLFGYHLLKLGGLSCELTSAVCNIQHQVNLDIQNPLHNVIADGYELPFLEKSFDAAILAHQLDYANDPHRLLREVDRVMMDDGYLIISGFNPLSLTGIASLMPWRRRSLPWSGRMFTPNRIKDWLGLLNYQVIHCDRYALFPMRKYQTMWTWLENGLGDWANPAGSLYFIVARKRTYPLKPIKPHWQLKRRLSPLGVMNREQDALRERHPPTSSS; this is encoded by the coding sequence ATGAAGCCAGCATTAAGCAGTAAAAAACTCCCACATCCATACACTTGGGACGGAATGAACAACGGACAATGGGTCCGTGAGTCGATTCAGACCCGGCTTGATGAGTGGTGTCCGAAGCTGTTCGGCTACCACTTACTGAAATTGGGAGGCTTGAGCTGCGAATTAACCAGCGCAGTGTGTAACATTCAACACCAAGTTAATCTCGATATCCAGAACCCATTGCATAATGTGATTGCAGATGGTTACGAATTGCCCTTTTTAGAAAAGAGCTTTGATGCGGCGATACTGGCCCATCAACTGGATTACGCCAATGATCCGCACCGTTTGTTGCGAGAAGTTGACCGCGTGATGATGGATGATGGCTATCTGATTATCAGCGGCTTTAACCCGCTCAGCTTGACTGGCATCGCCAGTTTAATGCCATGGCGCCGCCGCAGTCTGCCCTGGAGCGGACGCATGTTCACCCCCAACCGGATTAAAGACTGGCTTGGGTTGCTTAATTACCAAGTGATACATTGCGATCGCTATGCACTGTTTCCGATGAGAAAATACCAAACGATGTGGACCTGGCTGGAAAACGGTTTAGGTGATTGGGCCAACCCCGCAGGCAGCCTCTACTTTATTGTGGCAAGAAAACGCACCTATCCACTCAAGCCAATTAAACCCCATTGGCAGTTGAAACGTCGCCTGTCGCCGCTTGGGGTAATGAATCGTGAACAGGACGCCTTACGTGAACGCCATCCGCCGACAAGTTCGTCTTAA
- the accA gene encoding acetyl-CoA carboxylase carboxyl transferase subunit alpha, giving the protein MSLNFLEFEKPIAELEAKIQALRDVSRHGGDSAIDLGKEIEQLEKKSLELKKKTFADLGAWETAQLARHPLRPYTLDYVKHVFEEFDELAGDRAYADDKAIVAGMARLEGRPVMIIGHQKGRETKEKVKRNFGMPKPEGYRKALRLMKMAERFNMPIITFIDTAGAYPGVGAEERGQSEAIATNLKEMAGLTVPVICNVVGEGGSGGALAIGVGDYVNMLQYSTYSVISPEGCASILWRDSDKAPQAAEAMGLTAPRLKELELIDEIIEEPLGGAHRDHVQMAANMKATLLRQLAELEQFDKDVLLERRYARLMNYGYC; this is encoded by the coding sequence ATGAGCCTCAACTTTCTAGAATTTGAAAAGCCGATTGCTGAACTAGAAGCAAAAATCCAAGCCCTGCGTGATGTCTCGCGTCACGGAGGCGACTCAGCCATTGACCTTGGTAAAGAGATTGAGCAGCTTGAGAAGAAAAGCTTAGAGCTGAAAAAGAAAACCTTTGCTGATTTAGGGGCTTGGGAAACAGCACAATTGGCACGTCATCCACTGCGTCCCTATACGCTGGATTACGTTAAGCACGTTTTTGAAGAGTTTGACGAGTTGGCTGGCGATCGTGCTTACGCTGACGACAAAGCGATCGTGGCGGGTATGGCACGCCTAGAAGGTCGCCCGGTGATGATCATCGGCCATCAAAAGGGTCGTGAAACCAAAGAGAAAGTGAAACGTAACTTTGGTATGCCAAAACCAGAAGGCTATCGTAAAGCGCTGCGTTTAATGAAAATGGCAGAACGCTTCAATATGCCGATCATCACCTTTATCGATACCGCTGGGGCTTATCCTGGTGTTGGCGCCGAAGAGCGCGGTCAATCGGAAGCGATTGCGACCAACCTCAAAGAGATGGCAGGCCTAACGGTTCCGGTTATTTGTAACGTGGTGGGTGAAGGTGGCTCTGGCGGCGCGCTGGCGATTGGTGTCGGTGATTACGTTAACATGCTGCAATACTCAACTTATTCGGTTATTTCACCAGAAGGCTGTGCGTCGATTTTGTGGCGCGATTCCGATAAAGCGCCACAAGCCGCTGAAGCGATGGGGCTAACGGCGCCACGTTTGAAAGAACTTGAGCTGATTGATGAGATCATCGAGGAACCACTCGGTGGTGCGCATCGCGATCACGTGCAGATGGCCGCCAATATGAAGGCCACTTTGCTTCGCCAGTTGGCTGAACTTGAGCAGTTTGATAAAGACGTGTTGCTAGAGCGTCGTTACGCGCGTCTGATGAACTACGGTTACTGCTAA
- a CDS encoding YIP1 family protein — MNPSSNPFVMLFDIFRSPTACFLALYQRGAWGWLPYVLLILSPFLFWGAYFSNVDFQWLTSVLSPQFEQINPEQLKFLDNPNTLMASEIISDILSRTLTILFLAFWFTLATKPSQHQHGFWKWFAAASVITFPALIGDLASYASLLLKHGQVVSYAADLNSLNGLIKLPLTNEWSSFAGGLPLLLPWYIVLGYAAVLTWTEFERGQALVISALPWLGYYLIWALSLLIF, encoded by the coding sequence ATGAATCCATCCAGTAACCCTTTTGTCATGCTCTTTGACATCTTCCGCTCGCCGACAGCGTGCTTTTTAGCACTCTATCAACGAGGCGCTTGGGGATGGCTGCCCTATGTTCTGCTGATTCTTAGCCCTTTTCTATTTTGGGGCGCCTATTTCTCTAACGTGGATTTTCAATGGCTGACTTCGGTACTCTCGCCACAATTTGAGCAGATCAATCCAGAACAATTAAAATTTCTCGACAATCCCAATACGTTGATGGCCAGTGAGATCATCAGTGACATTCTTAGCCGAACGTTGACGATTTTGTTCTTGGCTTTTTGGTTCACTTTAGCCACCAAACCGAGTCAACATCAGCATGGTTTTTGGAAGTGGTTTGCCGCCGCCTCTGTCATTACGTTTCCTGCCTTGATTGGCGATCTCGCCAGTTACGCCAGTTTGCTGCTCAAACATGGCCAAGTAGTCAGCTACGCGGCTGACTTAAACAGCTTAAATGGTTTGATCAAATTGCCACTTACCAACGAGTGGTCATCGTTTGCAGGCGGATTGCCTTTGCTTCTGCCTTGGTACATTGTGCTGGGTTATGCGGCCGTGCTGACCTGGACTGAATTTGAACGCGGGCAAGCTCTGGTGATCTCTGCCCTACCTTGGCTGGGTTATTACCTTATTTGGGCGCTGTCTCTGCTGATATTTTAA
- the rnhA gene encoding ribonuclease HI, which yields MTKQVEIFTDGSCLGNPGPGGYGVVLRYKQVEKTLAKGFHLTTNNRMEMMASIVALQALKESCHVILTTDSQYVRQGITQWIHNWKKRGWKTADKKPVKNADLWQALDKETQRHQVEWHWVKGHAGHRENEMCDELARSAAENPTEDDTGYQP from the coding sequence ATGACTAAACAAGTTGAGATTTTCACAGATGGTTCTTGTCTCGGTAATCCGGGCCCAGGCGGTTATGGTGTGGTTTTACGTTACAAGCAGGTCGAAAAAACCTTAGCAAAGGGTTTTCACCTCACCACCAACAACCGCATGGAGATGATGGCATCGATTGTCGCTCTGCAAGCACTGAAAGAGTCTTGCCATGTGATTCTCACCACAGACAGCCAATATGTTCGCCAAGGCATTACCCAATGGATCCACAACTGGAAAAAACGCGGCTGGAAAACCGCTGACAAAAAGCCGGTCAAAAACGCCGATCTTTGGCAAGCGCTCGATAAAGAGACCCAGCGCCACCAAGTAGAGTGGCATTGGGTGAAAGGTCACGCTGGACACCGAGAAAATGAAATGTGTGACGAGCTTGCCCGCAGCGCTGCTGAAAACCCCACCGAAGACGATACTGGCTATCAACCTTAA
- a CDS encoding c-type cytochrome, which translates to MKKVAIGLALGLGLISGSVMAGDIAAGQAKSAICAACHGADGMAVIPGYPHLKGQNEQYIVSSIKAYKNKERTGGLAVVMQAQAAMLSDADIANVAAYYASLK; encoded by the coding sequence ATGAAGAAAGTCGCAATCGGTCTGGCTCTTGGATTGGGCCTAATCAGTGGAAGTGTGATGGCAGGTGATATCGCAGCAGGGCAAGCTAAATCGGCCATTTGCGCGGCGTGTCACGGCGCGGATGGTATGGCGGTCATTCCAGGTTACCCGCACCTGAAAGGTCAGAATGAGCAATACATAGTGTCATCGATTAAGGCGTACAAGAACAAAGAGCGTACAGGTGGTTTGGCTGTGGTGATGCAGGCGCAGGCTGCGATGCTCAGTGATGCCGATATTGCTAACGTTGCCGCTTACTACGCCAGCTTGAAGTAG
- the dnaQ gene encoding DNA polymerase III subunit epsilon, with protein MNTSNNSDHHRIVVLDTETTGMNREGGPHYLGHRIIEIGAVEIINRKLTGKHFHVYLKPDREIQPEAIEVHGITDEFLLDKPEYRQVHEEFLQFIQGAELVAHNAPFDVGFMDYEFGLLNAAIGKTTDFCQVTDTLALAKKIFPGKRNNLDVLCERYGIDNSHRTLHGALLDAEILADVYLLMTGGQTSLEFNANKQEGGVEGIRRIEGRKRKSLKVLRATADELDAHQSRLDIVEKSGTCLWRQ; from the coding sequence ATGAATACCAGTAACAATTCTGATCACCATCGTATCGTTGTGCTCGATACGGAAACCACAGGTATGAACCGAGAAGGTGGCCCGCACTATCTCGGGCATCGGATTATCGAGATCGGAGCGGTTGAGATCATCAACCGCAAACTGACCGGTAAGCACTTCCATGTCTACCTAAAACCGGACCGAGAAATTCAGCCAGAAGCGATTGAAGTGCATGGTATTACCGATGAGTTTTTGCTCGACAAACCGGAATATCGTCAGGTGCATGAGGAGTTTTTGCAGTTTATCCAAGGCGCAGAACTTGTTGCCCACAACGCGCCCTTCGACGTTGGCTTCATGGATTATGAATTTGGCCTGTTGAATGCGGCGATAGGCAAAACCACCGATTTCTGCCAAGTGACCGATACGCTGGCGCTGGCGAAGAAGATCTTCCCGGGTAAGCGCAACAACCTCGACGTGCTTTGTGAGCGCTACGGTATCGATAACTCGCACCGTACGTTGCACGGCGCTTTGCTCGATGCGGAGATCCTCGCTGACGTCTATCTGTTGATGACGGGTGGGCAAACCAGTCTGGAATTTAACGCCAATAAACAAGAAGGTGGCGTTGAAGGTATTCGCCGCATTGAAGGGCGAAAACGAAAATCCCTTAAGGTTTTACGCGCAACGGCCGATGAACTAGATGCGCATCAAAGCCGATTAGATATCGTAGAAAAAAGCGGAACTTGCCTCTGGCGTCAATAG
- a CDS encoding endonuclease/exonuclease/phosphatase family protein produces the protein MKKRSLLLYPTFFVVAGYFAFHTIFNIPEQPEMVTIADGAINLQLDCLHSHSRQSIDQQGELTLLVWNIYKQNRRNWSTALSEYADGAQLVLLQEASLDDPLKRWVASGGWHAQQVNAFKAFNKSAGVLTLAKHKPVLACGYTQLEPWLRLPKSALYSEYPLSDGSTLALANIHAVNFTLGVQAYQQQIDALVNALTKHQGPVILAGDFNSWNEERWSTLQDIVEKLALQEVVFQPDLRTRFITGRVLDHVFYRGLTLEKAKAPTTDASDHNPLLVSFKISAETAPK, from the coding sequence ATGAAAAAACGTTCCCTACTCCTGTATCCTACTTTTTTTGTTGTTGCGGGCTATTTTGCCTTTCACACTATCTTTAATATTCCCGAACAGCCAGAGATGGTCACCATCGCTGATGGGGCAATTAATTTGCAACTAGATTGTCTGCATAGCCACAGCAGGCAGAGTATTGACCAGCAGGGGGAACTGACACTGTTGGTGTGGAATATTTACAAACAAAACCGCCGCAATTGGAGTACAGCATTGAGCGAGTACGCTGATGGGGCGCAACTGGTACTGCTGCAGGAAGCGAGTTTAGATGATCCCCTCAAACGTTGGGTAGCCTCTGGAGGTTGGCATGCACAGCAAGTGAATGCGTTTAAGGCGTTTAACAAAAGTGCGGGGGTTTTGACTTTAGCCAAGCACAAACCGGTTTTAGCGTGCGGATACACCCAGTTAGAACCTTGGTTACGTCTACCCAAATCGGCACTCTATTCCGAGTACCCACTCTCCGACGGCAGCACGCTGGCTTTGGCGAATATACACGCAGTGAATTTTACCTTGGGCGTGCAAGCCTACCAGCAGCAAATTGATGCCTTAGTTAATGCGCTCACCAAGCATCAAGGCCCGGTGATTCTGGCGGGCGATTTTAATAGCTGGAATGAGGAGCGCTGGAGCACATTGCAGGATATCGTTGAGAAATTAGCGCTGCAAGAAGTGGTCTTTCAGCCTGATTTACGTACGCGTTTTATCACTGGCCGAGTGTTGGACCATGTTTTCTATCGAGGACTCACGCTAGAGAAAGCGAAAGCGCCCACAACGGACGCTTCCGATCATAATCCTTTATTGGTGAGCTTTAAAATATCAGCAGAGACAGCGCCCAAATAA